The Marmota flaviventris isolate mMarFla1 chromosome 5, mMarFla1.hap1, whole genome shotgun sequence genome includes the window CCAGGAGCCCCATAAAGATCTTCCCCTAGATGCTGGCAACACTCCCTTCCCCATCTCCCTCCGGCCTCTGCTCAAACCTCTCCTCCAGCCTCCCGCCTTTTGCATTGAATTCTGCCACCTGCCCCACCCCTTTCCCTTCCTTACCTGCCtggctttttcttccttccccagcACTGACTGCCTACTAACATAATGGGAAAGTTACTCAGATGCTACAGCTGCTCTTTCTTCCAGAATGTCAACTTTAAGAGGGTGGGAATCATTGTCTGATTTGGTCATCAATGTATCCCAAGTGTCAAGAACCTAGACACATACGCAATGCTCACAGCTTTCACTGATGGAATGACTAAGCTGTGAGTGGTGAGCACACTCCTGTACTCACAATGCTGACAGCGtatggagtggggtggggtgagaaAGAGAAGAGGCAAGACACTGCAGGAGTGTTCATCCCTCTCCCCTTCTCACAGCACACTGGTCATACCAGCtaagttttaattatttgaacTCTCCAAACACATTCttacctcaggacctttgcacataCGATTCTCCATTCTTCCATTCTTCCTGTCTTAATTTAGCTAATTTCTACTTCagatattaacttatttttccattacggagtattgaacccagggatactataccagtgagccacatcctcagcccttcttttttttttttaatatattttttttagttgtagatggacacaatattttcatttttatttatttatttttatgtggtgctgaggctcaaacccagggcctcatgcatgcaaggcaagcgcttcaccactgagccacaaccccagcccacctcagcccttcttaatttttattttgagacaggatcccactaagtttccaaggctggcttcaaacttgtgatcctcctgccttagcctctggagtagctgaggTCACAGGTACGTGCCACTCCATGCTTCAGCTTCCCTACTCTACTTTCAAGTCTCAGTTTAAATACCATTATGACTGCATCCTAGAGCTTGGCTACAGAGTAGGAGTCCAACAAAGATACGtgttttcaacaatttttttttttttttttttttggtactagggattgaacccagaggcactttaccactgagccacatccccagcccttcttattttttattttgagtcagggtctaagttgctcagggcctcatttagttgctgagactggcctcaaacttgcaatcctcctgtctcagcctcccaagtcactggaattacaggcatgtgccaccatgccagaatcaatatgtttttttgttttgttttgttttttgatgctggggatctaacctagggccttgcgcatgcaaggcaagcactctaccaactgagctatatccccagcctagtaatcaatatgtttttaaaagcactATTATTATACCATTCTATATATGAGAAAACTAAACCCTAGATAGGCTCTAATTTTTATTCAAGAATACACAGCTAAAAACTATTTGTAGAATCACAAACTATTTGTAAATAATCCAAGAGGAGTTTTGAAGTAGTAACTACTATAGTTTCTGAAATAAGACTTCTCTTATTTCTCTGTGGAAAAATCTGTCCTGAAGAAACTGTGTGGGCTGCCTTTGGCCACGCTCCCTCCACAAAGCCTTCCCGCTGCCAGGTGGAGAGGTCTCTGTTTAGTACAATGCTGATTCAAAGCAGGAGCTCATCCCACAATACTCCAGTCTCCACCACTATCCCGACTCTGCTGGGGAACACACTACCTGAGAACAAAAAGCCCTGGCCTTCAAAGAACACAGAGAGACAATTAATAGAAGAGATGCAAATGGTCAAAACATTCAGAAAGATGTCTGACTTCACTAATCATGAAGAGAAGGGATGCAACAAGGATGTACTTAGCTTCTCAGCTTATAGAAGTAAAGTGATACGAACTTTCAGGAGAAAAATTTAACTACATATATCAAAGTTTAATGCCAGGAACAATGGAttacgcttgtaatcccagtgacttgggaggctgaggcaagaggatcacaagtctgaggccagcctcagcaatttcatgaggccctaagcaagaatAGCAAggcctttctcaaaaataaaaagggctggagacatggctcactggtaaaatgcccctgggttcaatccctgataccaaaaaaaaaaattttttaaatgcatgttcCCTTTGATTTCAAGCAATTTACTTTGAGGAAGGGATAGCAGAAGtgagttatttttgttgttgttttgtttggttgaAGAAATGGGGTCTCattacattgcccaggctggccccaaactcctgggctcaagcgatcctcctgcctcagcctcctgagcatctgGTACCACCACAGgctgtgccaccacatccaggaCAAGTGTGTTCTTGacagttttatatttgaaaattctgGAGATTAATCTAAACATCCATCAATAGAGAACTGGTTAAATAAGCAATTATACACCTATACAAAGTGATACCAATAGTAGTTAAAAAGACACAACATAGTAACTAGTAAGGAAGAGGATTTCTGGGGACACAGTTGAAAAgatgaattttggggggagacTTTGATATACTTTttggtaactttaaaaaaatgtttgtgtggggctggggttgtggctcagcagtagagcacttgcctagcacgtgcgaggccctgggtttgatcctcagcaccacataaataaatagaataaagctattatgtccaactacaactaaaaaataaatatttttttaaaaagtttgtgaatgactttatattcaaaataataaaattaaatatttcttttaaaaaatgctatagggggctggggttatggctcaaaggtagagcgctcatatagcatgcatgaggccctgggttcgatcctcagcacaaaataaaaataaaataaaggtgttgtgtccacctacaactaaaaaaagtaaacaaatattttatttttttttaatgctatagGGCCAGGAATAGTGgctcacaactgtaatcccagttaccctggaggcttaggcaggaggatctcaagtttgagatcagcctaggcaactcagtgagaccctgtttcaaataaaatttagaaacaaaagggctaaggatgtagctcagtggtagggtgatTGCTTAGTGTACGTGAGGTCCTGGATTaatacccagtactgcaaaattaaataaataaacaagcaaggaaacaaataaatacataaaaagccACAGATTTCTACTGGTTGTTATGGAAAGGTATCTACAATGATGTTGggtgaaaaaaagcaaaatagcaaataaaatgtaattttcttttacataaaatTGTAGATTATATACTAAAGATATTGGTATACATGTGGGTATAAAATGTTTCTGGAATGATGTACTTTAATTTTGTAATAGTGTATTTCTAGAAGGAAAACTTGGGggacaatttttacttttttactacATACTTCTCTGTATTATGTGGACTATTTATAATGAGCatagcttttttttaaaaccataaaaggCAAATTATTGTAaagctcttttcttttcttaaaaaagaaagtccttcagccttaaagaagaatgaaattatggcatttgctggtaagtggatggagctagagaacatcatgcttagggaaataagccaatccccaaaaagcctaaatccaaatgttttctctgatattccaacactaactcacaataaggggcatgagtagggaggaagagaggtACTTTGGTTAGGTagtgggggtaggaaggacagtggGACGATctgacattattactgtatgtacatatacgattacacaaccagtgtgattccACTCAtttacaatcagaagaatgagaaattatattccacttatgtatgatgtgtcaaaatacattctactgtcatgtataactaattacaaaaaaaaaaaaatttaaaaaggagagagtCTTTTCCTGTATGTATATGCATAAGTGATTCCTGGGAAGGACATGTGCCTAATTATGAACAGCAGTGATTAAGACtgttacttcttttttctttcttgttcttttcatgtttctgtaattaattgtttcttttgttattgttgttttggtaccagggattgaacccaggggcactaaaccaccgagccacatccgcATCCctttttttattgtatattatttagaagcagggtctcactgagttactcagggcctcaaactaaattgctgaggctggctttgaactcatgatcctcctgcttcagcctctggagctgctgagattacaggcatgcacaaccatgcCCAGCAATTACTTGTTTTTATAAAGTGGAAAGAGGATACtacaaatttttttgaaaaattttggcCAGGTATAatggcccctgagttcaatcccgagttaaaaaaaaaaaaaaaaaatgcctacatAAACTGAAGTCTTTCAAAGTGGTCAACAGCTCATACAGACATATGCTATTCTTCATGCTAGCTCATTTTTTCCAACATACACAATATCTACATTTCGTTATATAGATTTCATATATATTGTTCATGCAATGTATGCATGTTTACCCAGTTCTGCTAGATACACTTATTGGCCCTTTCCACATCTCCATCTACACATTCTTCCAGTCCTTCAAGGTCCTTCTATATTATTGTTAAAGGAATATATGGAAATGGCTATTGAGCATACAAGTTTTAAATCAGAATCTCATATCCACTACAATTATGTGGTCTCTGTTAACATCCCTCATCTGTACAAGGGAAACCAAAAGCCTGCTTGaaaatgtgagaattaaatgaagcaTATAAATTGCTTAGCACAGGCTGGcatataaatattcttattttgctCGGGGCTGCACAAAATAAGCCAAAGGTACATTATTAGAAGTCTCTTGTTGTTCTTCCCCTCCGCGCCACTAGGTGCGCTGCCACTCCCAGGATGCTAGGCTCGGGGTTAGGACGGCGGAAGTCTAACTAGTCGCGGCCCCCCGCCATCTTGGAACATAAACCCGCCTCACCTCGTGGGTGTATCCGCTTCGTTCGGTCCCGTAGGCAAGCCCGTTCGCGCAACACTCATCCCCGTGCCTCTTTTCGCTCTCCCTTAAGTAAACTATCTTCCCCGAGGGCGGAGTCTTAGTCTTTTCGTGAGCAATAAAAGCGTCGTATTCCGGGAGCCGACCTCGCCCCCGTGACCTCAGCGGTATACTTCCGGCAGTCGGAAATGACCCATCGCCCCGCCCCTTCCCAATCTCTCTTTCCGGTGGCAGAGTCTGGAGGCGACGCGCAGGTATGAGGCCGAGGCACCATAATCGTTCATCATCCTGTGGCCAGAGGGCCCGGCGGGGCTCGGGAAGTGGTAGTGGGGTCTTTCGGCGGAAGCCAAGTCAGGTGCTGGGCAGGAGACGCGCTATCGGCAGACTCCGAGCCCGGCCAGTCTAGGATCAACTTCGCGCCTTGTCTCGGAAGGAGGTCGCCTGGTTttaaagggggggagggggaaggctTATTTCTGTGAAGTGGACACGAACTCGAGTCCAGGACTTGGCCCTGAACTAAGTCACGTTTCAGCGATTGCACAACGTGACTTACGGGACCCAGAGACCGTAGTCTGTGGGCTCCTCCTACCCTACCCCGCTAGCTTCTTCCTGGTCGATTGCAGACCCGTGTCTAATCTCAAGATTTGGAAAATAGGACTAATAGCGTCTGTCCTATGCGGTTGTAGTGAGAATTCAGGGAGAGAATGCAGGAAAGACTCGGGCCCTGTGTTGGGTGCTTCTGAATTAGGGTGATTCTTGATGCTAGTTCTGGGCCCTCGGGGCCCGACTCAGAAGCTGATGGTAGGGACTGCACATTAGTGTTTGAGGTATGTTAATACCCCTGAGTGACCATTTCCTCAACACTTGAGGGCCTTGGGATCGGGGAAATGCAGGTAGACACTGGATATAATACTCGCTTAGGTAAGATTTCCTGTGGCACCTTTCTTAACAGTACTCACCCACTGAGTACCAATTTCGTTTATCTAATTTGAAGGTGGGAATAGGTGGTTTTGCACACAAGAAAGGCACCAGAGAGATCCAGGAGCACTggagacagatttttaaaatctagggTAATTGTGAAGTAGAAGGATCTGGCCAGAGTACAGGGCTGAAATGGTGTGATCTTAGGTGGCTTAACTCCTTCTGCAGGCTATAGCCTGATTTCATTTGAGCCCTTCATAGTTTTGGTGTCTTCTGATAATGTTAAGAAATTGTTCTGATGCCTGAGCCTCAGAGGGGTTAGAAGGCCTGGGGCTTTAGGCAGGAAGTAGTCCTTCTAGCCTTGCCCATTCTCCTTACCTTCTTCCTGTCAGTGTGCCTTTTTTGCTAGTCCTGTATTCCTGTGATTTCACCTAACGTTATAGACGATGTCAGGTTAGAGCTATTTGGTTTCATGAACCAATTGGATTTCTGGAATGGGTCTTTTTCTGGAGGGCATGTTTTAGTGCCTTTAATATTTGGTGTTAGTAAAGTTTAAGGACTTGGTTCTAAGCAGTAGTAGAAGGAGATAAGTTGGTAGGCAAAGATGATTTAGATTGGCTTTGGGAGAGAACAGGTAGCGCATAGAATTAGGAAATGAGGCTTGAGGGGCATATTAGTAAAAGATCCCTGAATGCTAAGCTAAGGAATTGGTTCAGAATTCAGATGTGGCCAGGTTTTTTTCCCCACTTGAATAAAGAATCTTTGGAGCACCATTGCTGATACATAGATAGGTATTAGCCTTGGCATTGCCTTTTGGTATATAGTATTTCAGGCTTCTTTGGGTCTAGCCAAAGTATATAGTATCCAGGGCCAGGAAACCTAGAAGTACTCCTAGCATTACTGTGTGTGGATCAAGAATTAATCTAAACTGGTTCTGATTTCTGCAACTGAATTGCTGTGTTACCCTGGATaaatcaacaaaaatttttttttatcttaatatatttgAAGCAAGAAGGGTCAGAAAGAATTGATTTGccagctgaggatgtagctcagtggtagagcacttgcctagcatgtgtaagaccttAGGTTCCATCCCTCGTACCACTGAAAACATAATTGATTCGCCCAGTTAGATAAAATTGCCAGTTGAACTCGAGTCTGCAGAGACCTAAGCCTAAGTGTGTTGTCCTTATTTTGGGTAGAAATTAGGGGTACTTTTGGTCAGCTGCTAGAATTTAGGCTTATCCTAAAGGTTCTGTGTAGCTATGCTTTGGTAGTTTCTGGAAGAAGGGTTACCTAATGGCACATTGCTTTTTAGCCACTAGTTGACATCAACCAAGTACAGGGAAAAATGGGTTTTAGTGAGATACAGATGAGAAAGTACACCATAGTCCTAGGTATAGGGAGTCAGGgacaaaaagaagcaaaattgggatttctttaaaagtttcgAACAGCAGGTTCTgggtggtttggtgtgtgtgtgtgcgcacgcgtgCTTgcgtaccagggattaaacccaagggcatttaatcgctgagccatatccctggtccttttcatttttttatcttgcgacagggcctcactaagtttctgaggctggccctgaatttataatccttctgcctcagccccctgagctgtactcagattacaggcatgcaccatcacgccTAGCTATGGAAATCTTGTCATTAACTCTAAGGTTCTTTTATTCAGAAATGGCACCTcgcaagggaaaggaaaagaaggaagaacaggTCATCAGCCTTGGACCTCAGGTGGCGGAAGGAGAGAATGTATTTGGTGTCTGCCACATCTTTGCATCCTTCAATGACACCTTTGTCCACGTCACTGATCTTTCTGGCAAGTGAGTACCTGGGTGGAGAGGCACAAAACCCACCTGGCAAGAGGCTGAGGGAAGAAATGTCCCCAGTTTAGGAAGTTCTCTCTAAAGAATTAATGCTTTGTCCAGGTAAGGAAATGTGTTTGCTCGTTTTGTCCAAAAATGCATAATTTTCTAGGAATTAAAAGGAGACATTCTTTGTGAAGTCATTCAGATTCTGACTTTGATTTTTCTCCtacataaaatgaagatattaataCACCTCATAGACTAATCTTTAAAGATTGAAtgcaaaagtaaaatataagGTTTAGCTGTGTTGTTTCTTTCAGCCCACTAAACTGAACCCCATGAAGTCAGAGCTCATGACTCTCTTGTCCAGGATCAGGATATATGCTCAAGTTGACTCAAGCTCTGCCATACCTGAGTTGTGGCAGTCTTTATTTGTTAGACATGATAATCACTTAGTGAATCATTGTTGGGAGATGAAAAAGAATGACTCTGCTTTTGTCCCCAGGGAAACCATCTGTCGTGTGACAGGTGGGATGAAGGTGAAGGCTGACAGAGATGAATCCTCTCCATATGCTGCCATGTTGGCTGCCCAGGACGTAGCCCAGAGGTGCAAGGAGCTAGGCATCACTGCTCTACATATCAAACTCCGGGCCACAGGAGGAAACAGGTATATAAGGCTAGAGATGGGTGGTGGTAAGACA containing:
- the Rps14 gene encoding small ribosomal subunit protein uS11 produces the protein MAPRKGKEKKEEQVISLGPQVAEGENVFGVCHIFASFNDTFVHVTDLSGKETICRVTGGMKVKADRDESSPYAAMLAAQDVAQRCKELGITALHIKLRATGGNRTKTPGPGAQSALRALARSGMKIGRIEDVTPIPSDSTRRKGGRRGRRL